From the genome of Chanos chanos chromosome 5, fChaCha1.1, whole genome shotgun sequence, one region includes:
- the tec gene encoding tyrosine-protein kinase Tec, producing MSVSPILEETLIKRSQQKKRTSPLNYKERVFVLTKNRLTYYEGKAEKKSKKGAIDLQRVRCVEIVKNGGVVIPCQNKYPFQVVHDTNTLYIFAPSNESRSNWVQKMKEEIKHNAAIVAKFHPQFWYEGEWLCCGQAEKLAPGCEEYNLFGDITRKPLPPIPGSEPTRPPPPPPPDEDIAEPSSQTEEESREEMVIALYDFAGMESHDLALKQGEEYVILKKCDANWWRARNKYGEEGYIPSNYVTEKKLNNLEQFEWYCKNVNRNKAEEQLRKLDKEGGFMVRDSSSAGAYTVSLYTKCLGDNVNPIKHYHIKETQTTPKKVYLAEKYHFSTIPELIEYHKHNAAGLVARLRYPVGSQGRTAPTTAGFSYDKWEINPSELTFMKELGSGQFGVVRLGKWRAQHKVAIKAIREGAMSEEDFIEEAKVMMKLSHPKLVQLYGVCTQQRPIYLVTEFMELGCLLNYIRQRRGSFSPQDLLSICHDVSQGMAHLEAHGFIHRDLAARNCLVNDALIVKVSDFGMARYVLDDQYTSSSGAKFPVKWSPPEVFNFCKYSSKSDVWSFGVLMWEVFTEGKMPFEKNPNHEVVMMVMEGQRLLRPKKASSSIYDIMQMCWQDKPEDRPSFAQISLMITDELEADGVSS from the exons ATGAGTGTGTCACCCATCCTTGAGGAGACTTTAATAAAACGCTCCCAGCAGAAGAAACGAACATCGCCGCTCAActacaaagagagagtgtttgtgctcACAAAGAACAGACTCACGTACTATGAGGGCAAAGCAGAG AAGAAAAGTAAGAAAGGTGCCATAGACTTACAGAGGGTCAGGTGTGTGGAGATAGTGAAGAATGGCGGAGTGGTTATACCATGCCAAAATAAGTACCCCTTCCAG GTTGTTCATGATACAAACACATTGTACATTTTTGCTCCGAGCAACGAAAGCAGGAGCAACTGGgtgcagaaaatgaaagaag AGATTAAGCACAATGCTGCAATAGTGGCCAAATTCCACCCTCAGTTCTGGTATGAGGGAGAATGGCTATGCTGTGGACAGGCAGAGAAACTGGCACCAGGATGTGAAGAATACAACTTATTTGGAGAca TTACAAGAAAACCTCTTCCACCCATCCCCGGATCTGAGCCAACCAGG CCACCACCGCCCCCTCCTCCAGATGAGGACATAGCAGAACCATCTTCGCAAACAGAGGAGGAATCACGGGAGGAAATGGTCATTGCCCTTTATGACTTTGCAGGGATGGAGAGTCATGACTTAGCCTTAAAGCAAGGCGAGGAATATGTGATCCTTAAGAAATGTGACGCAAACTGGTGGAGGGCACGCAACAAATATGG AGAGGAGGGCTATATTCCCAGCAATTATGTGactgaaaagaaattaaacaaccTTGAACAGTTTGA atgGTACTGTAAAAACGTCAACCGAAACAAGGCAGAAGAGCAGCTCAGGAAActg gATAAAGAAGGAGGTTTCATGGTCAGAGACTCCAGCAGCGCTGGAGCTTACACTGTTTCTTTATATACCAAGTGTTTGgg GGACAACGTTAACCCTATTAAGCATTACCACATCAAAGAGACGCAGACGACACCCAAAAAGGTTTACCTGGCAGAGAAATACCATTTCAGTACCATACCCGAGCTCATAGAATACCACAAGCACAATGCCGCGG GTCTGGTTGCTAGACTACGATATCCTGTGGGAAGTCAGGGCAGAACAGCACCTACAACAGCAGGATTCAGCTATG ATAAGTGGGAGATCAACCCGTCGGAGCTGACGTTTATGAAGGAACTGGGCAGTGGGCAGTTTGGAGTGGTCAGACTGGGAAAGTGGAGGGCCCAGCACAAAGTGGCCATCAAGGCCATCAGGGAGGGAGCCATGTCTGAAGAGGACTTCATAGAGGAGGCCAAAGTGATGAT GAAGTTGTCTCACCCTAAACTGGTTCAGCTGTATGGAGTGTGTACTCAGCAGAGGCCTATTTACCTGGTGACAGAGTTCATGGAGCTGGGCTGTCTGTTAAATTACATCAGGCAGCGACGGGGCAGCTTCAGCCCCCAGGACCTGCTCAGCATTTGTCACGATGTGAGCCAGGGCATGGCTCACCTGGAGGCACATGGATTCATCCACAGAGACCTG gCTGCAAGAAACTGCCTGGTGAACGACGCACTTATTGTGAAGGTTTCAGACTTTGGAATGGCAAG GTATGTGCTTGACGACCAGTATACCAGCTCATCTGGGGCAAAATTCCCAGTGAAATGGTCTCCACCTGAGGTTTTCAACTTCTGCAAATACAGCAGCAAATCTGATGTCTGGTCATttg GTGTGTTGATGTGGGAGGTCTTCACAGAGGGAAAGATGCCctttgaaaaaaaccccaatcaTGAGGtcgtgatgatggtgatggaaGGTCAACGTCTGCTTCGTCCCAAAAAAGCCTCCTCCAGCATCTATGACATCATGCAGATGTGTTGGCAAGAT AAACCAGAAGACAGGCCGTCATTTGCACAGATCTCCCTGATGATAACCGACGAGCTTGAGGCAGATGGAGTTTCTTCATGA